A portion of the Rissa tridactyla isolate bRisTri1 chromosome 19, bRisTri1.patW.cur.20221130, whole genome shotgun sequence genome contains these proteins:
- the PLEKHH3 gene encoding LOW QUALITY PROTEIN: pleckstrin homology domain-containing family H member 3 (The sequence of the model RefSeq protein was modified relative to this genomic sequence to represent the inferred CDS: deleted 1 base in 1 codon) has translation MPFPGGLWWLLCCRQGFTLLRRDYGEADREADGEAEEEEASFELRAQGDQGSLEVSLSQPTRSSSGSERSLLVAEEMRSLITEKGPEPVEDDPDALVKGWLQREVRGGVKTPWIRPRKYWFVLTPDSLDYYSSNEKGARRLGSLVLTSLCSVLWPDKQTYKETGYWNVTVFGRKHCYRLYTEHLNEAVHWVCAVQKVIDSKVPVQTPTQLLLRDVEEHCGSPEVLEQIYRCNPILRYTSSPLYAPLLPFPYGSLDQSAPGPRSYTTLRDEAVKLFNSLQQLESERDPVPLMQGVLQTCLDLPPLVDEIYCQLVKQTTEPAAPGGQGDLHYWQLLTCMSCTFLPSPPVLRFLRFHLDRTESRFPASEMAKYACFIREALGKTKGRECVPSLEEILVLMRRQEMICTVHCPGAPACSVAISSHTTAEEVARELVSRLGLSQSPNLFALYEQSRRREQPVASATLLADILTRFENLAGEQREQDPPCRLCFKHYGFLDTDNVPRDSLEFALLFEQAHEMVLRGYVPTSEETLQTLAALRLQSLNSDFSTHAPFPRLEELFPPHVLHARLPAPRHRTPTKCRGARLRAGLLAGGLWGQALAKQRAERDQRLRGRLREEGASTMAAIVEKWKLLQGMGRPEAMAAYVALVREWPGFGSTLFDVDLRASPVGAGPQRLWLGIGAKAVSLYKPGEPEPLDSFCYGRISSFGASDSSTFRLSVEDRDLLFETSQVDEIAQLLNTYLASAGARRPPRPQEPATSPPAPDPTAPPQGLCPTAGPWQHRPPVGSFHS, from the exons atGCCGTTCCCGGGCGGGCTGTGGTGGCTGCTGTGCTGCCGGCAGGGCTTCACGCTGCTGCGGCGAGACTACGGCGAGGCGGACCGGGAGGCGGACGGCGaagccgaggaggaggaggcgtcCTTCGAGCTCCGCGCCCAGGGAGACCAG ggatCCCTGGAGGTGAGCCTGAGCCAGCCCACCCGCAGCAGCAGCGGCTCCGAGCG gtccctgctcgttgcagagGAGATGCGCAGCCTCATCACGGAGAAGGGCCCGGAGCCAGTGGAGGATGACCCTGACGCTCTCGTGAAAG GCTGGCTGCAGCGGGAGGTGCGGGGCGGCGTGAAGACCCCCTGGATCCGGCCTCGGAAGTACTGGTTCGTGCTGACGCCCGATTCCCTGGACTACTACAGCAGCAACGAGAAGGGGGCTCGGCGGCTGGGCTCCCTCGTGCTCACCAGCCTCTGCTCCGTGCTCTGGCCGGACAAGCAGACCTACAAGGAGACGG GCTACTGGAACGTGACGGTGTTTGGCAGAAAGCACTGCTACCGCCTGTACACGGAGCACCTGAACGAGGCCGTGCACTGGGTGTGCGCGGTGCAGAAGGTCATTGACAGCAAAGTGCCCGTCCAgacgcccacccagctgctc ttGCGCGACGTCGAG GAGCACTGCGGCAGCCCCGAGGTCCTGGAGCAGATCTACCGCTGCAACCCCATCCTGCGCTACACCAGCAGCCCCCTCTACGCTcccctgctgcccttcccctACGGCAGCCTGGACCAAAGCG cccccggcccccgcagctACACCACGCTGCGCGACGAGGCCGTGAAGCTCTTCAACtcgctgcagcagctggagtcGGAGCGCGACCCGGTGCCGCTGATGCAGGGCGTCCTGCAGACCTGCCTGGACCTGCCGCCGCTGGTGGACGAGATCTACTGCCAGCTGGTGAAGCAGACCACGGagccggcggcgccgggcgggcagGGCGACCTGCACTACTGGCAGCTGCTCACCTGCATGAGCTGCAccttcctgccctccccgcccGTCCTGCGCTTCCTGCGCTTCCACCTGGACAG GACAGAGAGCCGGTTCCCTGCCTCGGAGATGGCCAAGTACGCCTGCTTCATCCGGGAGGCGCTGGGGAAGACGAAGGGGCGGGAGTGCGTGCCCTCCCTGGAGGAGATCCTGGTGCTGATGCGGCGGCAGGAGATGATCTGCACCGTGCACTGCCCGGGGGCGCCCGCCTGCAGCGTGGCCATCAGCTCCCACACCACGGCTGAGGAG GTGGCCCGGGAGCTGGTGTCGCGCCTGGGGCTGTCCCAGAGCCCCAACCTCTTCGCTCTCTACGAGCAGTCCCGGCGGCGGGAGCAGCCCGTGGCTAGTGCCACGCTGCTGGCCGACATCCTCACCAGGTTTGAAAA cctggctggggagcagcgggAGCAGGACCCACCGTGCCGGCTCTGCTTCAAACACTACGGCTTCCTGGACACGGACAACGTCCCTCGCGACAGCCTGGAGTTTGCCCTCCTCTTTGAGCAG GCGCACGAGATGGTGCTGCGGGGCTACGTGCCCACGTCGGAGGAGACGCTGCAGACACTGGCCGCGCTGCGCCTGCAGAGCCTCAACAGCGACTTCTCCACCCACGCGCCCTTCCCGCGCCTGGAGGAGCTCTTCCCGCCCCACGTGCTGCACGCCCGCCTGCCGGCCCCCCGCCACCGCACCCCCACCAAGTGCCGGGGGGCCCGGCTGCGCGCGGGGCTGCTGGCCGGCGGGCTCTGGGGGCAAGCGCTGGCCAAGCAGCGGGCGGAACGGGACCAGCGCCTGCGGGGCCGCCTGCGGGAGGAGGGGGCCAGCACCATGGCCGCCATCGTGGAGAAGTGGAAGCTGCTGCAGGGCATGGGCCGGCCCGAGGCCATGGCCGCCTACGTGGCACTGGTGCGGGAGTGGCCCGGCTTCGGCTCCACGCTCTTCGACGTCGACCTGCGTGCG AGCCCGGTGGGGGCCGGTCCCCAGCGGCTGTGGCTGGGCATCGGGGCCAAGGCTGTCTCGCTCTACAAGCCGGGGGAGCCCGAGCCCTTGGACAGCTTCTGCTATGGCCGCATCTCCTCCTTCGGCGCCTCCGACAGCAGCACCTTCCGCCTCTCCGTGGAGGACCGGGACCTGCTCTTCGAGACCTCCCAG GTGGACGAGATCGCCCAGCTTCTCAACACATACCTCGCCTCCGCGGGTGCCCGGCGGCCGCCACGGCCCCAGGAGCCAgccaccagccccccagccccagatcCCACCGCACCACCCCaggggctctgccccacggcaggGCCCTGGCAGCACCGGCCGCCCGTGGGCTCCTTCCACAGTTAG
- the TUBG1 gene encoding tubulin gamma-1 chain: MPREIITLQLGQCGNQIGFEFWKQLCAEHGISPEGIVEEFATEGTDRKDVFFYQADDEHYIPRAVLLDLEPRVIHSILNSPYANLYNPENIYLSEHGGGAGNNWASGFSQGEKIHEDIFDIIDREADGSDSLEGFVLCHSIAGGTGSGLGSYLLERLNDRYPKKLVETYSVFPNQDEMSDVVVQPYNSLLTLKRLTQNADCVVVLDNTALNRIATDRLHIQNPSFSQINQLVSTIMSASTTTLRYPGYMNNDLIGLIASLIPTPRLHFLMTGYTPLTTDQSVASVRKTTVLDVMRRLLQPKNVMVSTGRDRQTNHCYIAILNIIQGEVDPTQVHKSLQRIRERKLANFIPWGPASIQVALSRKSPYLPSAHRVSGLMMANHTNISSLFERTCRQYDKLRKREAFLEQFRKEDIFKDNFDELDNSREIVQQLIDEYHAATRPDYISWGTQEQ; this comes from the exons ATGCCGCGGGAGATCATCACCCTGCAGCTGGGCCAGTGCGGCAACCAGA TCGGGTTCGAGTTCTGGAAGCAGCTCTGTGCCGAGCACGGCATCAGCCCCGAGGGCATCGTGGAGGAGTTCGCCACCGAGGGCACTGACCGCAAGGATGTCTTCTTCTACCAG GCAGACGATGAGCACTACATCCCGCGCGCCGTGCTGCTGGACCTGGAGCCCCGAGTTATCCACTCCATCCTGAACTCCCCTTACGCCAACCTCTACAACCCAGAAAACATCTACCTGTCGGAGCATGGAGGGGGAGCTGGGAACAACTGGGCCAGCGGCTTCTCACAG GGAGAAAAAATCCACGAAGACATTTTTGATATAATAGACAGAGAGGCTGATGGGAGCGACAGTTTGGAA GGATTTGTGCTTTGCCACTCCATTGCCGGTGGAACGGGCTCCGGGCTGGGCTCGTACCTGCTGGAGAGACTGAATGACAG GTATCCCAAGAAGCTGGTGGAGACCTACTCGGTTTTCCCAAACCAGGATGAGATGAGCGATGTTGTAGTCCAGCCGTACAACTCTCTGCTGACGCTGAAGAGGCTGACTCAGAACGCTGACTGCGTG GTGGTTCTGGACAACACGGCCTTGAATCGCATCGCGACAGACAGGCTGCACATTCAGAACCCGTCATTCTCTCAGATCAACCAGCTG GTCTCCACCATCATGTCTGCTAGCACCACCACGCTCAGGTACCCGGGATACATGAACAACGACCTCATCGGGCTGATTGCCTCGCTGATCCCCACCCCGCGGCTGCACTTCCTCATGACGGGGTACACACCGCTCACCACCGACCAGTCG GTGGCCAGCGTGAGGAAGACCACGGTCCTGGACGTGATGAGAAGATTGCTGCAACCTAAAAACGTGATGGTGTCCACAGGGCGAGACAGGCAGACCAACCACTGCTACATCGCCATCCTCAACATCATCCAGGGGGAGGTGGATCCTACGCAG GTTCACAAGAGTCTGCAACGGATCCGGGAGAGGAAACTGGCCAACTTCATCCCTTGGGGTCCTGCCAGCATCCAGGTGGCTTTGTCCCGCAAGTCCCCCTACCTGCCGTCCGCACACCGCGTCAGCGGCCTCATGATGGCAAACCACACCAACATCTCCTCG CTGTTTGAGCGGACGTGCCGGCAGTACGACAAGCTGCGCAAGCGGGAGGCCTTCCTGGAGCAGTTCCGCAAGGAGGACATCTTCAAGGACAACTTCGACGAGCTGGACAACTCCCGGGAGATCGTGCAGCAGCTGATCGACGAGTACCACGCGGCCACGCGCCCTGACTACATCTCCTGGGGCACGCAGGAGCAGTGA
- the CCR10 gene encoding C-C chemokine receptor type 10, whose product MQEQTTPSPDATEPTATTDFYDGSSLYSWEDGVLPELCEKQAVQGFARTYQPAVYLLLSLLGIVGNGLVLLTHTRYRRAHSITDVCLLHLALSDLLLLLTLPFAAIDTLQGWFPDTAACKVLQGLYALNFYSGFLFLTCISMDRYVAIVQVPAAYRLRPRARRHGWLTAGLAWLLAMLLALPQFIYGQAEQHQDLWLCRVVFPRAVSRVARGATNLVQVVLGFVVPFLVMASCYTAVARTLLAARGAQPHRALRVLLALVLVFVALQLPHSLMVLLDAAELLASWEVSCAQSRRKDLALLVTGGLAYLRCCLNPLLYAFLGQRFRRELWLLASDAGCVGPLDPRCSGCPSPRRRTSLSTCQDVV is encoded by the exons ATGCAGGAGCAG ACGACCCCCAGCCCTGATGCAACGGAGCCCACCGCCACCACCGACTTCTACGACGGGTCCTCCCTCTACTCGTGGGAGGACGGCGTGCTGCCCGAGCTCTGCGAGAAGCAGGCGGTGCAGGGCTTCGCCCGCACCTACCAGCCAGCTGTCTACCTGCTGCTCTCACTGCTGGGCATCGTGGGGAACGGGCTGGTGCTGCTCACGCACACCCGCTACCGCCGGGCACACAGCATCACCGACGTCTGCCTCCTGCACCTCGCCCTGTCCgacctcctgctgctcctgacgCTGCCTTTTGCTGCCATCGACACACTGCAGGGCTGGTTCCCGGACACGGCTGCCTGCAAGGTGCTGCAGGGCCTCTACGCCCTCAACTTCTACAGCGGCTTTCTCTTCCTCACCTGCATCAGCAtggaccgctacgtggccatcgtGCAGGTGCCGGCTGCCTACCGCCTACGCCCACGGGCTCGCCGCCACGGCTGGCTGACGGCAGGGCTGGCCTGGCTGCTAGCCAtgctgctggccctgccccagTTCATCTATGGCCAAGCCGAGCAGCACCAGGACCTCTGGCTCTGCCGCGTCGTCTTCCCCCGGGCAGTGTCACGGGTGGCCCGGGGGGCCACCAACTTGGTACAGGTCGTGCTGGGCTTCGTAGTGCCCTTCCTGGTGATGGCGAGCTGCTACACGGCCGTGGCCCGGACGCTGCTGGCGGCCCGCGGCGCTCAGCCCCATCGAGCGCTGCGGGTGCTGCTGGCCCTCGTGCTGGTGTTCGTGGCCCTgcagctgccccacagcctgATGGTGCTGCTGGACGCGGCCGAGCTGCTGGCCAGCTGGGAGGTGAGCTGTGCCCAGAGCCGCCGCAAGGACCTGGCGCTGCTGGTCACTGGTGGGCTGGCCTACCTGCGCTGCTGCCTCAACCCCCTGCTCTACGCCTTCCTGGGCCAGCGCTTCCGCCGGGAGCTGTGGCTGTTGGCCAGCGATGCCGGCTGCGTGGGGCCCCTGGACCCGCGCTGCTCCGGCTGCCCCAGTCCCCGCCGGCGGACATCGCTCTCCACCTGCCAAGACGTGGTGTAG